The DNA region AAGCTATAAAGGACAGTGGCATTCCAAGAGAAGAGATCTTTTTAACCAGTAAATTATGGAATGAGGACCACGGCTATGAAGCAACCCTTAGAGCCTTTGAGGAAAGTCTAAAACGTTTGGATACCGATTATTTGGATTTGTATCTGATTCACTGGCCGAACCCGCCTAAGTTTAGGGACAGGTGGCAAGAAGTCAATTCAGAAACATGGAAGGCCATGGAAGAACTCTATGAAGCCGGAAAAATTAAAGCTATCGGTGTCAGTAACTTCAGAACCCATCATCTCAAAGCCATTATGGATCATGCAAAGATAGTACCTATGGTGAATCAGATTCGATTGTGTCCGGGAGATCTTCAGGAAGAGACGGTTGATTTTTGTAGAGAACATGACATATTACTGGAAGCTTATAGTCCTTTAGGTACCGGCAAAGTATTTGATGTACCTGAGATGCAGTTTTTTGAACAAAAATATGGTAAAAGTATTGCTCAAATTTGTCTGAGATGGAGTTTGGAAAGAGGTTATTTGCCCCTTCCAAAATCAGTGACGCCTTCTAGAATTGAAGCCAATGCGGATATATTTGATTTTGAGCTTGAGGAAAGAGACGTTGAAGATATCGCTAATTTGACTGGGGCTTGCGGTTTTGGCGGCGATCCGGATTTAAAAACTTTTTAGATAAATATACTCTTTGTTAGGAATGACGGATATGGAAAACTTGGACAATAAAGTTCTATTTGCCAAAAAAGGCATAAAAAATACAAAACAAAGAAATATGACCTATAATATATTGATGCAAGAAAACCTACCGGTGACAGCTGAACTCATTTTTTTGAAGCTCAAAGAAGCAGACGAAAAAATCAGCTTATCTACAGTGTATCGGATTCTTGAGGTATTTATATCAAAAGGTCTGGTTATTAAAAGAAATTTATCTGAAGACAACATGGCTGTTTTTGAGATTAACAATATGGAGCATAAGCACCATTTAATATGTTACTGTTGTAAGAAAATGCAAGTCATAAAAGGTTGTCCTCTAGGTGCCTATGAAAAAATCTTACAGGAACAAACGGATTATGATATATCTGGTCATCGTTTGGAGATATATGGTTATTGTCCGGATTGTAAAGAAAAAAAATAAAGCACAAAGAAAAAGCCCGTACGCTGGTTTTGATCCATGTACGGGTTTTGTTTTAAGGTGAAAGGGTATTTGTTATTATGAGAAGAAAAAGAAAGATGCTTAAAAGACCAGGAAAGATGAAAAAAGCCATAAGTAGTTTGATGGTTATGTTATGTGTAACCCTTGTAGCAAGTGCGGGTATTAATTTATATATGATCAAGAGATATGATAACAGAATCTTAGATGCCGATACTATAGAGCAAGTACAAAGTGATTGTATTCTTGTACTGGGTGCTGGAGTCTGGCAAGGCAATCGTCCGAGCCCTATGTTAGAAGACCGTCTTAATCAAGGGATTGAACTATACGTGTCAGGTGTTTCCAACCGTTTGTTAATGAGCGGAGATCATGGTCGTAAAGACTATGATGAGGTTAATGTTATGAAAGCATACGCTAAAGATGCCGGTATAGAAAGTGACCACATTTTTATGGATCATGCTGGATTTTCTACTTATGAGTCCATGGTACGCGCCAATCAAGTGTTTGAAGTGGAAAAAGTGGTTATCGTAACTCAGAAATACCATCTCTATAGAGCATTGTATATGGCCAATGAGCTTGGTATGGACGCCTATGGCGTTGCCTCTAATCCAAGGGACTATTATGGACAAAGTGGAAGAGAATTTCGGGAGTATTTGGCTAGAGTTAAAGATTTTTTCTATGTTATAGCGAGGCCGAAGCCAACATACTTGGGAGAGGTTATATCCATAAAGGGAAGAGGGAGATTGACAGATGACTAAAAAAACTACAAGAGACATTATTATTCAAACTTTATCAGTAGCGGTGGTTGCCTTCGTATTTCAATTAATATGGGAGTATAGTCAGTGTGGGCCTTTTTATATTATGGATGATGACTTAGCGGGCCATACAAGGCTCATGATTAGCGCTACGGTAGGTGATATGAACATGAGTCTATTATTGCTCTGGATGCTTATGTTCATAAATAAGGATGTGAATTGGTTAATAGGCAAATGGCATAGACATGATTATATCATTATGGTATTTTACGCTTTATTTATAAGCTTCTTTTTCGAGATCCATGCATTACACACTGGTCGTTGGGGATACAATCCGGATACCATGCCAATTATACCTGGGACACCGATTGGTTGGTTACCGGTCATACAGCTTTTAATACTTTTTCCTATTATATTTATGGTGAGCCGTAAAGTATACATTCAACTAACAAAAGGGCGATGATTCGATAATTATTGGTGTCTTTTATGATAAAAAACGGCTAATTGGGTTCGGTCTCTTAGACTAAGCTTATCAAGGATGATGCTGATGTAGTTCCGGACGGTACCTTCACCAAGACAAATAAGATCGGCAATCTCTTTGTTGGATAGACCTTCAGCAACATGAGTCATGATGAGGTGTTCTTTTTCACTTAGTTCCAAATCAGCAAAGCCATCTTTGGAAGCATCATTTAGAAGAGATGGGATTTTTGTAATAATTTCATCGCCAAAAACTCTTTGACCGGCATAAACGGTTTTAAGAGAAGGTATGATGCTTTCAAAATTTTGTTTTAGTAGATAACCTTTTGCACCTATTTTCAGGGCTTGGATGATATATACATCATCGGAAAAGGTGGTCAAAAATAAAATCTTAGCTTCCGGATGACGTTCTAAGATGATTTTTGCCGCATCAATACCGTTCATTTCATCCATTCGGATGTCAATTAACAGAATATCAGGTTGAAGTTCTTCGAATAAGTCGATAGCCTGAATGCCGTTGTTGCCGATACCTTCAACACGGATATTCGGATCAGATTCTATGATGGTTTTTAGAGAAGCTGTAACCAAAAAGTCATCATCTACAACAATTATTCTCATATTATTTCCTTTCAGAGTAAAATTCCATACGCTATATTTTAGGCAATGAAACAAATACCTCAAATCCATTTTGTGTTCTTATTTGTATGTGTCCTTTTAGTATTTCTACCCTTTGAGTCATGTTTTTTAGACCAATGCCATGATCTGGATTATAATCGGCTACATGACCATTATCATGGATAATTAACTGATACATGCTGGGATGCTCCCTGAGTAGGAGGGTTACTTCTGTGGCTTGCGCATGTTTTATTATATTGGATAGTGCCTCCTTAACAATGGATATGATGGCATAACTTTGCTTCTGGTTGGGGGGTTCTAGAATGGTGTTGTAATAAACCACTTTACAGAAAGCAAAGTGGTCAATGACCTCAGTAAGTTGTGCATCTAGATCAATAGCATGATCATAAAGGTTATGAATACTATCACGGATATTATTCATACCAAGGTTCAAGGTTTTTTTTAACCCGTCCAGTCGTATTAATTGATCCGGATCCTTACAGGTAGCCATAAGTGCACCGATTTGTAGTAATGCTGAGGAGAGTTGATGTCCAACATGATCATGTATTTCTCTTGCGATGCGATTTCTTTCGTTTAGTGTTGCAATATGGATTTCGTGATCTTGTTTATCAATGAGGTCTTGATTTTGTTGTTCCAACTTCAGGGACAGCTCTTTTGTTGTATCCAAAAGATGAAAATACCTTGCTTTATAACCGAGGATGTCTTTGCTTTTCAATCGAATGAATACAGCCAACATAATAACAATAAAGATCAGAAAAGCCTCAATTAAGCTATGATTAAGAAAAAAATCTGAGAGAGGCAACAATGGTAAAGCATAGAGATAACGTAGAGGTTCGTCCATCAAATCATAGATGATCAGTGGGATAAAAAATATAAGATCTTTATAAAAAAAGCAAATAACGATAAAGAATACATACAAAAAATAGCGCAAAAAGGGCTTATGTTCAAAAACCATTAGGAAGCTGGTGATAGCAACTGCTATAAGCAAGGGTATGACACTTAACTCAGATGTTTTCATAGCTTGGTAAATGACGGTACAGCAAATGAAAAGAACAATCTTATCCATATAGTCGAAATGGTTTCTCATGGCCTTCTCCTTCTTTACGTAGATGCGTTCGTAACTATATATTTTAGTAATAGTTCAACTATATAGTTTTGAGTTCTTTAGCTTCATTATACCCATAAATATGACATTTGTCATAAAAAGTTGTGAGTGTGTTCACTTACGTGATGGTTATGAGAGGTCTATAATGAAGTCATGGTCAATACTATGTTATATGAATACGATTAATGGAGGTTATTATGATTGTACATGTAGAAAATTTGGTAAAAAGATATGGGGAATTAACGGCAATTGATCATCTTTCTATGGATGTGAGACAAGGTGAGATATTTGGTTTATTGGGACCCAATGGTTCAGGGAAAACAACAGCGATTAACTGTATCCTTTCTTTATTAAAATATGATAAAGGCATTATAGAGATTTTTGATAAACCTATGACACCCTATGCTTATGATATAAAAAAAGATATAGGTATTGTCATGCAGAATGTTGCTGTTTTTGAAGAGCTTACTGTTTATGAGAACATTGATTATTTTTGTGGTCTATATATTACAGATAAAATACAAAAAGACGCCTATGTAAAAGAAGCCATAGAATTTGTTGGTCTTGTTGACTTCGTTAAGTTTTATCCCAAAAAGCTAAGTGGTGGTTTACTTAGACGATTAAATATTGCCTGTGGCATCGCCCATAAGCCAAAATTGATTATATTAGACGAACCAACGGTTGCCGTAGACCCTCAAAGTCGCAATAAGATATTGGAAGGCATCGTAGCATTAAACCGTCAAGGGGCAACAATTATCTACACTTCTCATTATATGGAAGAAGTTGAACAAATTTGTTCAAGAATCATGATTCTTGATAAAGGAAGAATTATTGCAGAAGGTACAAAAGAAGAGTTAAAAAATATGATATCTCTTGGTGAAAAGATATTCGTTGAAGTATTTGGCTTAAGTGATGCACATATTAAAGATATTGAATTATTGCCAAATATCACTTCTGCAACCTATCAAGATCATACTTTGTATATAAAGTCACATAAAGGTAAGAATAACCTAGAAAATATATTGGATTATATTCGTAAAAATGGCATTAATTTTGGAACTATTTATTCAGAGAAGCCTACACTCAATGATGTCTTTTTAGAAATCACAGGTAAAGAGCTAAGAGACTAGGAGGTCACTATGTTTATTCATATATTTAAGTATAGGTTCAAGTCACTGATTAGAAATAAGTCTATGATTTTTTGGACTATGATTTTCCCATTATTATTAGCAACTTTCTTTAGCCTAGCGTTTAGTGGGCTTAATGATCATGAAAGGTTCAATACCATCAATATTGGTATTATCGATGATGATAATTATCAAAATGATTATGCTTTTCAGGCATTGATTCAATCCTTGTCACAAGATGAGGAACCAATGTTTGCAGCGTTTCTTATGAAGGAAAGTGAAGCAAAGGAAAAACTGGTCTCAAGTCAGATTGATGGTTATATACACGTTGGTAGTCCTATGACCTTAACCGTCCACCAAAGAGGATTCAATCAAAGTGTTATTAAGCTATTTCTAGATCAATACAGTCAGACCTATTCTGCCGTTATAAACATTATAGAAGGGGATGTGACGGCTGTCCATGGTTTGGTAAATTCACTAGAAGAAGGAACGGAATATACCAAAGAATTCCAACTTAGTAAAGCAAATCCTGACAATACACTGATGTATTTTTACGCACTTATTGCTATGAGTTGTCTATATGGTTCATTTTTTGGGCTAAGAGAAGTCATTGATATTCAGGCAGATCAATCCGCCCATGCAGCCAGAGTCAATCTATCACCGGTACATAAACTTAAAGCATTTATCTATAGTGGGGCATCTTCCGTACTGATTCATACAACAGAGTTGATGATTCTCCTTGCCTATCTACATTTTGGGTTGGGTATTGATTTTGGTCATCAATATGGTTTTGTCCTCTTTACAACATTTATAGGTAGTGTCGTTGGCATTACCATGGGCGCTTTAATTGGTGTGGTTGTGAAAGGTGGCGAAGGTATTAAAACCGCTATATGTATTGGTGTCAGTATGCTAGGCTCATTTCTTGGAGGAATGATGTATGGTGACATGAAGTACATCATTGATCAAAATGTACCAATCATAGGTAGGCTAAACCCGGTCAATGTACTGGCAGATGCCTTCTATGCTTTATATTATTATGATGACTATGAGCGATACAGTATGAACATTCTAAATCTCATAATCTTCATCCTTGTATTTTCTATGATTGCCTATACGATTATTAGGAGGGAAAAATATGCCAGTATTTAAACTATGTCTTAAGATATTCAAAAAAAAATTACCGGTCATGATGATTTATGTAGGTCTTTTCCTAGGTATATCTCTTCTTATAGCCAGTGCAACAAGAACGGAACGAGAAAAAGGTTTCGTTCAATCGAAGACCAACATTGCCATTATCAATTATGATCAAACGCCTTTAGTGACAGGATTAATCAACAGCTTAGAAGAAATAGCAAATATTGTACCCTTAGAAGATGCGTCAAGTGCATTACAAGATGCTTTGTATTTTAGAAAAGTAACCTATATACTTAGAATACCGGAAGATTTCACTGAGAAGTTTTTAAAGGGTGATGAGGTTTGGATTGAAAAAACAAGTATTCCAAATTCGGTGGATGCGGTATATGTTGATCTACAGGTCAATCAATATCTAAGAATAGCTGAGTTGTACAAGTCACAGTCTCATATAGATCATGCTACAATTGCTGACTACATCAAAAAAGATATGGAAATAGAAACAAAGGTTAATTTTAATGGTGGCGAAGAAGTCAAACAAGATCAAAGCTATGCCATGTATTACTATAACTATCTAGCATATTCACTTTTTTCTATACTTATATTAGGCATATCTACGATTATGTTGGTTTTTAATAATCAAGACCTTAGACGGCGTAATGCATGTTCACCTGTAACGGCGGGTAGCTCTAGTTTTCAGTTTGTTTTGGCAAATGGTGTATTTGCTGTAATATGCTGGGCCATTATGGTCGGGTTTTGCATTCTATTTGATTATAAAAACAGTAATACGACCAATACACTGTTATTTCTTATTAATTCCTTTGTCTTTACCTTATGTGCTGTGAGCATCAGTTTCTTAGTGGGGAATTTGGTCAAAAATCAAGAGGGCATATCAGCACTTACAAATGTCATTGCCTTAGGTCCTAGTTTTATTAGTGGCGTGTTTGTTCCTCAAGAGTTTCTCGGGGAGAATGTTCTGAAGATTGCTAGTTTTACACCAACTTACTGGTATGTTAAAGCGAATAGTACCATTGCGAATCTAAACAGCTTTGATCTGGCAAGTTTAAGAGAAACCATGGGGTACACGGGCGTAGTTTTAGGATTCGCCATTGCTTTTCTTTCTTTGGCTTTAGTTGTGGGCAAAAAGAAACAATTAAGCCAAGAAGCCTAATTGTTATGGTAGGTAGTATTATTTCACTCGATTACGTCCTTCAGCTTTTGATTGGTATAGACGTTGATCTGCTAACTCAACCAATTCTGTAGCGGATTTGGCTTCTTGTGAGCTTGCAACACCAAAGCTGACATGTATATGGAAAGTGAGGCTTTCAGTTTCTATAGGGGTAGTTGCAATAAGCTTCCTTAATGTATCTGCCACATGTTGACCTGCATCTAAGGGTGTATCCGGTAGGATAATGGCAAATTCATCACCACCATATCGAAAACAGGTGTCGGTGATCCGAGTTGTATTTTTAAGCGTTTCTCCAATAGTTCTAATTACAATATCGCCAACCAGATGACCATAAGAATCATTAATCACCTTAAAATGGTCGATATCCAGAAGCAGAATCGTAAAGACATTTTTGTCAGGAGCATGTCTACGACGAGATATTTGGGCTAAAGCCATGTTCAATGATTCATAAAAATGGCGATGATTAAAGAGACCGGATAAGCCATCGCGCATAGATAAGAATTCCAAGCGTTGATTGGCTTCTTGAAGTTGTTTGTTGAGTAAAGTGAGCTGTTCTTGAGCAACTTTAAGATCCGTAATATCTTTAGAAGTACCCCAGGTGCCTATGATGTTTCCCTCTTCATCAAGGAGAGGGTACTTTGATGCCAGGAACCAAGTAATGGCACCATCGGATTGCACCCACTTTTCAACATGACCAATCATAGGTTTTCCGGTTTGAATAATGCGCTGTTCATCATCATAAGCTGCCTTTGCAAAAGAATAAGGGAAGTAATCAAAATCATCCTTACCAACCATATCAGCGGGATTAGATTCATGTTGCTGTATCGCATGTGCTTTACTATTTAAGATGAACTTAGATTCTAGATTTTTAAAATAAATGGTATCTTCTGAATTGTTTAAGATGGTCCTTATAACGAGACCTTCAGGTAAACTCAAGGGTTGCCGATTGTTGTGTTTAGTTGAATTGTGTTCATGGTGACCAATTGACATAATGTCCTCCTTGATTTTTAGCATCTTACAGGAAATTTGTGCAAGATTTATGTAAATATATTTAAATTATAACATTTTATCATCATGTTTGCCAATAACAATATCATAAATGAGATTTTTATTTGAGGTGATGAATTTGAACAAAAATATACAAATTTATGAAAAATATCTAGAAGAAAAAATGAATCAAAAGACTTTATCCAAGCAGGATTTATTGAATCATAGAGCGCAAATCGCCTATCTACAACATGAAAGGTATATTCATTTATTGGTCACATGTGTGGTTTCAATTATACTCTTTATGATCTTGATGGTGTGTCTATATTATGACAGCATATTACTGAATCTGTTACTTATTATTTTTGTTGTGCTGGACGCTTTTTATGTACGCCATTATTATGTTTTAGAAAACACCATACAACGTTGGTATAAGGTCGAAATTGATATTATAACACTTATAAACAACCTGAAATAGCATCATAAAAAAGAAAGCATCTGCCATTCGTAAAACGACGGGTAGATGCTTTCTTCTATAACATATAAACCTGAACTATATTTTAAGGTTTTCTTTATATCTTCTATAAGTAAGCAAGACAACTATTTTGAATACAGTCGTAACCACATAACTAATGAACAGTGTTGCTAGAGTAGCACCTAACAATCCAAAAAGCCCGGGAAGGTAGGCAGTTAATTGGAGCTGAATGAAGAAGACCAAAATCATAAGCCAAAAGTACTTTTTACCAAATCTTAAGTTCATCGCGACGCTTGAAAAGCCACTCATGGGATGATCTTCATTTTCCATAAGCAGTAGTACCCAAGAACCAAGAAAGGCTTGAAGTAAACAGGTTAAGAAAAGAATACCATAGCCACCGGTTAATACACCAACAGTTATTAAGTACAATAGGTAAGGAATCAATAAGAGAACGAACCCAATTGTATATAGAAAAAAGAGACCGATTTTGGTTAAGAGCACTTTAAGGAAAAAAGCGCGGATGCCGTTGAAAAATATTTTGGCACTTGGTTTCTCACCATTCACGGATCCAATGACAATACTGTTAATACCAAGATCAAGGGCCATAAAAACTAAGCTGAAAATCAAGATCAAAAGTATGGTTATGATTGCAATACTAACAAGATAGGTCCAATTGGCCTGTGATGCAGTAAATGACATAATCGTACCCATAACAAAGAAAATCACAACAAAAATCATTACAAAACCAAGTACAAGCATAATTAGGTTTGCGATTAATGCAGGTAGAAATAAACCCTTGTAACGACGACTAAGTGTTAAAGCTTCTTTCATATCATCCATCAAATTATTAAAGTTGTTCATGATTGCACCCCCTCGTTTTGGATTTCTTGAGTTGGTAGGTCATCATATACGGCCTCTTCTATATGCCAGCCTTCATTATAGAGAACAATGGTTGTCAATCCGAAGAAAATATTAAAAAGCATTTGGATCAATCCGGTTATGATGGTGCCGACAGTAATTAAGGTTGTTATGCCAATAACGAATAGCTTTAGAACATCATAGTTGAAAAAATCATTCAAGAAAGGAAAATCCTGTGATGAAAAATCAGAAGGCATATCTTGAATAATATTATTCGTATTATTGGTGGTTTGGGGGATGTTTGAAGATCCACCACCACCACCACCGCCACCACCACCGCCAGAAGCGATACTGGTCATGGCATTTCTAATAATAACAAATGACATTGTTGGGATGAAATTGGCTTTTGCAAATCGGTAACTGTTCTTAAAAGCTCCACCAAGCGTGGTGCCATCCGACACCAATGAAGCTTTCCAAACCAGTAGAAAAGTACTGACTAGGATAGGGATCAAAGTAAAGCCTACGGTTAGTGTTAGGATACCGGTAATAAAATAGGGTATAAGGGCCAAGAGCCAAAAAAATATTATAAGAATATTACCACCTAAAAACTTGAAAAAGTAGGTACCGGCCCCTGTTGAAAAATCACCAGCAGTCAATTTTCCTTTATAGGCTTTGTAGAACATATGATAAAGACCGGATTCTACATAGGTTGATCCAAAAATCATAACCAGTAAAGTGAGAACGACTAATAATGAAGGTATGCCTCGGAATTCGGACCAAAAAAGACTTGTAAATCGTTCAAAGTCCATTGTTGTAAGATGAATCATCTTGTCACCGATACTAAGTAAAGTGAATGCACTTGCAATAATCAGAATCCCCCGGATAACAAGAAATATAATCTGTGGTTTGTAAAGTTGTTTGTTACTTAAGTTCAATTGAAATGCTATTTTGAAATAATCAAAAAGCTTAAGAATTTTATTAAAACTATTTCCTTTCATTTGGTACTCCCTTCTCATGATATTTATTTATATGGGTTAAAGTGTTGTTTGAATCTTTAACCATTGTTGCATCAACAATAAAAGTAGTATAGCACAAGAATAAGAAAAAATGACAAAAAAACTTACGTTTTAATCCAATTTTAAGAAAGTAGAGAATAAAAAAATGAAGTTTTCCAAAAAGGTCTTAGCCAAGTTATAGCAACAGATAAGAAGCATGAGCAATAGTTAGAAGGGCATATCTTCCTTTACAAAAAAAAATGATTATGCTACAATAAGAGTTGTGTGAACAGACAACTTATATTAATATTAAAGTTGTTGGTTAAAAATCTATATTATGAATACAATACACAAAAAATAGGAGGATTACTATGAAACGGAAAATTTGGAAGAAAATAACCATGGTACTTATGAGTGCTGTGTTGGTTATAAGCTTAGGTGCTTGTGCTAGTGAACCGGAGAAAATCGTAATTGGAGAAGGTGATTGGGATAGCAATGCATTCCATGACCAAGTGGTTAAAGTTATCTTAGAAGAAGGATATGGTGTTGAAACAGAAATCATTATTGCGGATACTGCGGTTATGATTTCAGGGCTAAAAAATAAAACGATTGATTTAGCGCTTGAATTATGGGCGGACAATGTGCCGACGTATCCGGAAGATATAGAAAATGGTGATTATGTAAAACTAGCCACTAACTTTGATGATAATGTCCAAGGTTTATATGTACCTGCTTATTTAGTTGAAGGTGATGATGCTTTACTTCCGGATCTAAAATCTGTGCAAGATCTACCGGAATATGTAGAATACTTTACAGATCCTGAAAATCCTGATATGGGTATCATCTATGGTGGACCAGAAGGTTGGTCAGCAACAGCGTTCCTTCATAATAAAATGGAAGCCTATGGTTTAGATGAACATTATAACTTTAAAACAATTGATTCAGGTGCAACATTAAATGCAACACTTGCATCTGCTTATGCAAAAGGTGAACCATGGTTAGGTTATAACTGGGAACCTACATGGGTCATGGGCTTGTTTGACTTAGTGTTATTAGAGGATACGCCTTACTCTGCTGATGATTTTGCAGCCGGCATCGGATCGTTTCCATCTGTGGACGTACAAGTAGTATCTACACCAGAATTTGTGGATGAGTATCCAGAAATCACTGAATTTTTAAAACAATATACAACATCTTCACAATTAACAAGCGAGGCTCTCGCATACATGCAAGAGAACGATGTGGAAGCTGATGTAGCAGCTAAGTGGTTCTTAGAAGAGAAGCAAGACATATGGGCAGATTGGGTAACAGAAGAAGCCTATGATAAGATTATGACTGCCATTCAATAAATCGCAACATATATGTAAGAGTAAAGAGAGAATCAAAAGGTGGAAACATCTTTTGATTTCTTATTCTGTTTTTCAAGTAAAAAGGAGTTGATTAAACATGTTTAGTTTTCCAGACGCATTACGTTTTCAAATCAGTGAGCCAATTGATAATTTTGTCAATTGGTTGCTGGTAAATTTAGGCGGGTTCTTTGACGCCATCACTCAGTTTATACTAACAATTTTTAACGGTATCGAATTTACACTGAACATCATACCATGGTGGTTAATGGTGATTGCCTTGTTTTATGCTGGCTATAAGTTATATAGTCTCAAGATGGGGATTGCACTTTCTGTCATGCTCTTATCTATTGGATTTTTCGGCTTATGGGATATGATGCTCTATACTTTAGCAATTGTCATTATTTCTGTACTGGTTTCCTTAGTTATGGGATTACCTCTTGGTATATTCATGGCAAAATCAGACAGAACCAAACGGATTGTTATGCCGATACTAGATGCCATGCAAACCATGCCAAGTTTTGTTTACCTATTACCGGCAGTTATGCTTTTTGGTTTTGGTAAGGTACCGGCCGTATTTGCGACAACAACCTATGCATTACCCCCTCTTATCCGACTGACTTACCTTGGTATTTCCAATGTGGATAAAGAAGTCATTGAGGCAGGATTGTCCTTTGGTTCCACACCTAAACAAATGTTGATGAAGATAGAATTACCTCAAGCGCTTTCAACCATTATGACAGGCGTAAATCAAACTACAATGATGGCCATGGCTATGGTTGTTATATCATCCATGATTGGTGCTGAAGGTATTGGTGAGCAAGTTTTAATATCAATTCGTAGACTTGAAGTTGGACAAGGTTTTCAGGCAGGCTTAGGTATTGTTTTTCTGGCGATTATTCTAGAT from Petrocella atlantisensis includes:
- a CDS encoding sensor domain-containing diguanylate cyclase is translated as MSIGHHEHNSTKHNNRQPLSLPEGLVIRTILNNSEDTIYFKNLESKFILNSKAHAIQQHESNPADMVGKDDFDYFPYSFAKAAYDDEQRIIQTGKPMIGHVEKWVQSDGAITWFLASKYPLLDEEGNIIGTWGTSKDITDLKVAQEQLTLLNKQLQEANQRLEFLSMRDGLSGLFNHRHFYESLNMALAQISRRRHAPDKNVFTILLLDIDHFKVINDSYGHLVGDIVIRTIGETLKNTTRITDTCFRYGGDEFAIILPDTPLDAGQHVADTLRKLIATTPIETESLTFHIHVSFGVASSQEAKSATELVELADQRLYQSKAEGRNRVK
- a CDS encoding ABC transporter substrate-binding protein, translating into MKRKIWKKITMVLMSAVLVISLGACASEPEKIVIGEGDWDSNAFHDQVVKVILEEGYGVETEIIIADTAVMISGLKNKTIDLALELWADNVPTYPEDIENGDYVKLATNFDDNVQGLYVPAYLVEGDDALLPDLKSVQDLPEYVEYFTDPENPDMGIIYGGPEGWSATAFLHNKMEAYGLDEHYNFKTIDSGATLNATLASAYAKGEPWLGYNWEPTWVMGLFDLVLLEDTPYSADDFAAGIGSFPSVDVQVVSTPEFVDEYPEITEFLKQYTTSSQLTSEALAYMQENDVEADVAAKWFLEEKQDIWADWVTEEAYDKIMTAIQ
- a CDS encoding ABC transporter permease; this encodes MFSFPDALRFQISEPIDNFVNWLLVNLGGFFDAITQFILTIFNGIEFTLNIIPWWLMVIALFYAGYKLYSLKMGIALSVMLLSIGFFGLWDMMLYTLAIVIISVLVSLVMGLPLGIFMAKSDRTKRIVMPILDAMQTMPSFVYLLPAVMLFGFGKVPAVFATTTYALPPLIRLTYLGISNVDKEVIEAGLSFGSTPKQMLMKIELPQALSTIMTGVNQTTMMAMAMVVISSMIGAEGIGEQVLISIRRLEVGQGFQAGLGIVFLAIILDRVLQGFANRLKETE